CGAGCCTCCCTGGGTCCCGGATCCACTTGGTGGGGGGGaacggaaaggaaaaaaaagaaagatgtgggGTGGTCGGGGCCAGGAatgaatgagaaagagagagaaaggagcagagatgTGACTCGGGTCCTCAGAGAGACGAAAACAGATGGAGGCAAAGAAAACCCAACACCGCCTCCAGGACCCACACACGTACAGACACAGACGGACATGTATCCAGAGTCACACACTCTGACAAAGGTGTTCAGAGCCACAGATACACACTCTGGAGAGATCAGACAGACACAGAATCCCATCCTGTAAATACATCCTGATCCACCACACAGACAGGCCCCACCAACCTACAGCAACCCTGcagccacacaaacacacattcagACCCACAAACCACCGGGCCACAGACCCATATCTACCAACAGAGGACCAGACACACTGATTGGCATAGGTAAACACAACCTAGGAACagccagacacacagacataaacACCCCGACACACCCACAGCACACACAGACCTCCAGACACACACAAATCGGCTGCACCGAGCTGGACGTACCTATAGACAAGGAGTTATGCCGGGGTCTACTTGCCTACACTGCACCccgctggggaagggggagacaGTCAGACTCCCCACCCCCTTTTGGGGCCTGAGGCTGGGGGGTGTCATGAGGTCAGGGCGGGGATGCTGGAGAAAGGGTGGGGGCATTCTGAGATGGGCAGCTACAAGACCACCCATCCATCTCTCCATTCCCTGCCGACCCCCTCACCAGCCCTTCTCCTGGGCCCGGGCTTCCGTCCACCCCTATTCCTGCACCCTGGCCCCTCAGCGATGGTCTCCGCCTCCCTCGCTGAGGGCCcaaatcaccttcctcctccgGGATCTGGGAGGCTCCCGGCTTCCCTCTTGCAGTCCCCGCCCCTCCATCCCACCCGGGGGTCTCCAGTCTGGCCTCATAGCTACCTTCTGAGCTGCGGCCTCCATACCTGCCCTGGTTTCCCTTCCCCCAAACACACTCTCCTTTGCGCTTTCTGCCTCACCTCTCCTTCTAGGCGCCCCTCCTCACTGCCGTCCGCTCCCTTCCCTGTTTGTTCCAAACCTGGCCGGCTTCATCCCCCTCTCCATCCAAAGGCCCCAGGTTCCCGggcacccctccccttccccttgtcCTGCTACCCTGGGTTTCTCCGTCTCTCGCCCCGCCAATCCTCCCTACCCCTTgtccccccatcccacctcccAGCACCAAGCCTCCCCAATTTCTACATCACCGTACCTGGCCTGCCGGGCGCCGGCCCCCCCATGCCGGGCTCCGCCcggagcaggaggagggaggaggagagacagagagagaccggGGGGGAGCCGAACAGGGCCCTGCCGCAGAGACAGCCCCGCCTCCGGGTCCGCCCCCAGACCCGCCCCCGGCCCCAAACCCACCCTTCCACACCCTCCAAGGACGGAGCGGGAGTGGCCGTGCTGCGCCGCGCCGctaggctggggtgggggcaccgGGCTAGCGGAGCCGGCGGGGGGACTAGGAGAAACGTCGTGGGGTGCAGGGGACCCGGCGCCAGCCCGCCCCCGCTTTGGGGCGTCCGCTCCTTGCAGCCCTTCACCCCTGCCCGGCAGGGCCGTGCTGGGTTTGGTGTCCAAGGCCCCGGCGGAGCGAAGCTGGGCGCAGCGCGCAGCGGCGCCCCCCAGCGGCGACCCGGGGCCTGCACCCACGCGCGTACCCCGTGCAGCCGGCGCTCCCCGGGTGCGCACACCACGTCCGGCCCGGGCGAGGTTGCGGCTGCGGGGCCCGGGGTGCAGTGAGGCGGCGACGCCGGCAGGGGGGGCCGGTTTCCGGGCTGAGGGGCTCTGAGAGTCGGGAGCTGGACCATCCGGGTCTTTGTCCAGCAGGGGGCGAGCTCCCTGGGCCGCGCCCCGTCTTCCAGCCGCCCCCCAGGTACAGGGAGGGCACCGGAGCTGGCTCTCTTGGTGCTCGTTGCCAATCCCTGCAGGTTCCCGGGGGGTCCAGACCTGTTTCACCGCCAGGGCTCAGAATCTTTTGCCCGTTCGCCGCCGCGGCCCAAGTCATCCTCCCAGTAACCTTTGACTCcgcaaaataatgaatataaagaatAAGTCATAAATGGCCCCATATATTAAAAGGCTATTATAAATGCCCCTGGGAGAGTTAACACATTAAAATACATAACTGTCCTTTCACATTTACACAGTGTGaatgaacttttatttattcatccaacaaacatttcCACAGAGACCAACAATGTCCCTGGGACTGTAGACACGGAGGAGTCCAAGTTGATGTTGATTGTCTGAGTtggtgggaaggggaggatgCAAAGATAAGTTTGaatagtttggggcttccctggtggcgcagtggttgagagtccgcctgccgatgcaggggacacaggttcgtgccccggtccgggaagatcccacgtgccgcggagcggctgggcccgtgagccatggccgctgagcctgcgcgtccagagcctgtgctctgcaatgggagaggccacaacagtgagaggcccccgtaccacacacacacaaagtttgtAGCGAGCTATCCCCGAGGGAAGGAGGATCTGGGGGCGGAGCAGCGGGGCTGTGTTCTGAAtattgccagaggggagaggggctgggggtggggctcctGTACCTCATCACTTGGGAGGCCTCAGGATTTGGCTGCGGTAGTCATTGTTACCATTTGAAGGGATAGAGACAGGAGTGCAGATGCATTTTAACAACGAGATAAAAAGGAAGTATATAAACTGGGGGCAAGGGGgtttgcattattttgtttttgtctaaTCCTAAAGAATGGTTAAAAATTTCCATGAGCTAAAgctgaggaaggaaggatgtGTCAGACAGCCCAGAGCTAGTCTCAGTGCCATCAAATGCTAGCTCTGAGGCTTTGGGCAAGTaacccaagcctcagtttccttagcagAGACACTGGAGCTCAAAACCCACCCCATTTCTGCCCAGGCTGTTTTGAGAATCCATGAGATAATTATGTAGGGTGGACAAATATGAAGAATTTTAATATGCTTGAAAAGAGTTCCATATGACCCAAATTAATTAGAATCCATTTCCTTCTGAACCTGGGAGTGAAGGCAGATACGATCGTTAGACGCTGCTTTTGCCAAAGTAATTCTTTTCAGAATGTTGTTGGGGggcacaaaaaagagaaaatggcagtTGGAGCTTTATTCTTTCATGCcgagcacatagtaggccctttAAGAGTGTGTATGGATTCTCCACAGTGAGCAGGGGATGGGATGGAGAGGTGGGAAGGGTGAGAGGTGGGTGTGTGGGGAAGGGTCCAGGCTTGTGGCCAGCCAGTCTCCTCCTCCGGCGGGCACATCTGTACGGGTGCCTGTGTGTGACCCGCGGTTGGAGAGAAAAATGCAAGTCAGCACCTTCCTAAGTGTGTCTCTGTTATTTCTCTATCCCGATCTAGGGAGCCAGACGAGGACACACCTGAGTGTGAGAAATGTCCCTGCTCTACCACTGATAGCCTTTCTGAACGTCCTGGGTCTCAATTTCCACATTTAACAAGAGGATGTTTGGGGTTTGATTCAAATACTCCAGCACACTACAACAAAAGATATTTGGGGTATAGACGAAACAAGATTGAGTTTCAATTGTGAGTTGACAATTGTTGAAACCCCTTGCTGGGTCCCTAGGGGTTCATTTTACCATTCTCTCTAGTTTGGGGCATGTTTGAAAAGTGTCATAAGGATCCACTTGAAAAAATAAGGACCGGGGAGAAAAACAGTATCTTCCTCGTACGGTTGCTGTGAAAACCAGCGACGATATGACAATAACAGCTGCAGCGGCACCAGAACAATTTACTGGGCGCTTATGGAGTGGCAGGCACCCAGCGGGCTCCTGGTAAGTTCCTCCCCACTCTTCCGTGCGTCTGTAGGCCAATGGCAGCAAGTGCTTACAAGTAAGGGAATCCCGGGCCTCCCCGCAAactcctcccctttctctccGCCCTCCGCGGCCCCTCCCTCCGAGGAAGAGCTGGGCTGGGGCCCAGCAGGTGTGGGGTTAAGGCGGCCTGTCCCGGGCCCCTGGAAGAGCAGCGGCAGCGGCAACTGCACGAGCAGTGGCGGGGGCAGACGTGGCCCCGGGCCAGCTGGCTGGGAGCCCCAGGAGCGAGAAAGggcggaggaaggggaggaagaggggaaagaggaggaggaggaggaggagaggagcagTCAGCAGGCCCGAGGAGGCAGGACTTCCTGGCGTGGGGGTTGTCAACAGCCCCGAAAGAGAAAGACCGAGAGGAGCGGAGAGAGACCCAGCGGTGCCACGCGGGAGGAGACTTGGGAGAGCCACTCGCCGCGACGACCACCGAGGCGGCTCCACCTGCAGGCTCGGGGTCTAAGCCGCTCCCTCCCGCATCGGTCCGCAGACCCTTGGGGCTTCGGAGGCCGCGCCTGGGCTCCGCCAAGGAGGCGGGGGTTCCTTCTTTTCTGGACAGCAAACTTTCCGCGGAGATGCCTTGCGGGGCGAGGTGCGGCCCCCGAAGAGGACCGGCCAGCCTCTAATTGCCTCCTGCGCCCGCGAGCTGCTGGGGCCAGGAGGCCCCGGGGAAGGGACAACCCAACATCTTAGGCGGCCGGGACCCCCGGCCCAGCTCGGTGGCCGCGGCCGAGAGGTAGGGCTCTGGGTTGGGCGGAGCGCCGGGGCTGCGGGGCAGGGCCTGCCTCAGGGATGGGGGAGCTGGGGTGCGGGGGGCCTCGGTGGCCCAGCACAGGCCTCCCGGCGGCCTGGCCGGGCTGAGGAGCGGCTTCACTCCTGTTCACCCAGGCCTTGGAGCCGTTGCACTTGGGACGACTTGGGTCCCGTGAGTTTGAATCCCTGCGAGAAATGCCCAACTTTGGGTCTGGGCCGCCTCTTCCTGCTCTCTGCGCCCGCCCGGATCTGTGCCCTCTGCTCTGGTCTCTgtcatttctgtctctttgtctctggcggtttccccttcctccccccattCCGCTCCCCAGAGAGGAAGCCCCGGAGGTGGCCTGCCCACTGCTTtctcacacattctctctctgtctctctctgtctctctctctttccagttTGCAAACTCAGCTCTGGAGTTCGGCGGTGGCAGCGACAGCAGCAGGGAAAACCTGCCCCTGACCCCCCAGCTCCCGCCGCCTCCCCTACCCTGTTCTCCCTTCACCAGCCAGGCACCCCCAGTTCCCGTAAGGCCTTTCTGCCATGTCGGACCCAGACATTCCCAGGGGCCCTGATGTCCCCACCATGTGGCCCCCCTGTTCCAGGGGTGCCTGAGCCCCTCGAAGAGCCACCACCGCCCCCCTGCCCACCTTGGCCCAGTCCTGAGCCCCAGGGACCATGAGTGGGGGCAAGAAGAAGAGTAGTTTCCAAATCACCAGCGTCACCACGGACTACGAGGGTCCGGGGAGCCCAGGGGGTCCAGATACCCCTGCCCTGCCGGCCCCCACTGggcccccgccccgcctgccAAATGAGGAGCCCAACCCCGAGCCAGGGGGCAAGGGCACCCCCCGGAATGGCTCCCCACCGCCTGGGGCCCCCGCCTCCCGTTTCCGGGTGGTGAAGCTGCCCCAAGGCCTGGGAGAGCCTTATCGCCGAGGCCGTTGGACATGTGTGGATGTTTACGAGAGAGACCTGGAGCCTCCTAGCTTTGGCCGGCTCCTGGAAGGGATTCGAGGGGCCTCAGGGGGCAACGGGGGCAGGTCTTTGGATTCCAGGTTGGAGCTGGCCAGCTTGGGCCTGGCCGCCCCTACCCCACAGTCAGGCCTGTCTCAGGGCCCCACCTCCTGGCtccgcccgccccccacctcccctggaCCTCAGGCCCGCTCCTTCACCGGGGGGCTGGGCCAGCTGGCAGTGCCCGGCAAGGCCAAGTTGGAGACAGCCCCCCTGTcagcctccctgccccagcaGCGCCCCCCAGAGGCCGGGACGGGGGATAGCGCGGGCATTTCCCGGGCTCCCACGCCCCTGCCCTCTTTGAGGGTAGAAGTGGAGGCAGGGGGCTCAACAGCGGGGACCCCTCCACTGTCGCGTGCGAAGGATGGAGCTCTGCGGCTGAGGATGGAGTTGGTTGCTCCAGAGGAGATGGGGCAGGTAAGAGCTGGGTTCAGGGTTGGGGGAGACAACTGAGGGGTGGTGCTTGTC
The DNA window shown above is from Kogia breviceps isolate mKogBre1 chromosome 14, mKogBre1 haplotype 1, whole genome shotgun sequence and carries:
- the TSC22D4 gene encoding TSC22 domain family protein 4 produces the protein MSGGKKKSSFQITSVTTDYEGPGSPGGPDTPALPAPTGPPPRLPNEEPNPEPGGKGTPRNGSPPPGAPASRFRVVKLPQGLGEPYRRGRWTCVDVYERDLEPPSFGRLLEGIRGASGGNGGRSLDSRLELASLGLAAPTPQSGLSQGPTSWLRPPPTSPGPQARSFTGGLGQLAVPGKAKLETAPLSASLPQQRPPEAGTGDSAGISRAPTPLPSLRVEVEAGGSTAGTPPLSRAKDGALRLRMELVAPEEMGQVTPLDSRPSSPALYFFPDASLVHKSPDPFGTAAAQSLSFARSMLAISGHLDSDDDSGSGSLVGIDNKIEQAMDLVKSHLMFAVREEVEVLKEQIRDLAERNAALEQENGLLRALASPEQLAQLPSSGVPRLGPPAPNGPSV